The DNA window ACAGAGACTTAATTGTTAATGTAGTTTCTTTTATTATTCCCTCTTTTCTATCAAATGCTTCATATGTAACTGATGCTCCTGATGCTGCAGTAATAGCAGATATAATAGCTATTATAAGACAGAATATCCAGAATAATGTTAATGGATGTGGTAACTTATTCCCTCCTCTTTCAACAAAATCCAAAAATCTTTGAATTCTTTTTTTCTTTTGCTTTTCCATAACTCCTCCTTAAAAAATTTATAATATATATTTTGTATTTTTACAGACTTTTTTATTCTTATGAGTGTTGTATTAAAGAAAATAATGTATGTATTTTGAAATATATGGAAAATTTTTTATTACATATATTTACTATGATAATATAAAAAAGAATAAAAAGCAACCCTTTTATTCTTTTTATTAAAAATATACAGAAGAAGGTTTTATCATATATTTTATTTATACTATTAGTTTACCATGAAACTCATTAGCAGAAATTAAATTAGACAATTCATTCAGATTTTCTTTCATAACTTTTCCTGCAACAACAATTTTCAATCTTTCATTAGATTTTTTTATCATTTCATTTATCAAATCTTTTCCTTCAAGAGCTGTTGCTTTTCCACCAGAAGTTAAAATTCTTTTTATCCCTATATTTACTAAATCATCAATATAATCAAGAGGATTTTGAATTTCATCTATTGCCTTATGAAAAGTTACTTCCATAGGATAAGCTAAGTCAACCAATTCTTTTGTAAGTTCTAAATCAATTTTATTATCAGAAGTTAAACAACCTAGAACAAGTCCTTTAACCCCTAAGTCTTTAAAAATTTTAATATCTTCCTTCATAATTTCTATTTCATCTTTTGAGTAAATAAAATTTCCACCTCTAGCTCTTATCATAGGAAAAATAGGAATGTTTAATTTTTTCAAACAAGCTTTAACTGTTCCATAAGATGGTGTTGTTCCTCCAACTGCTAAATTTTCACAAAGTTCTATTCTATTTGCACCATGATTTTGAGCCTCTAATGCTTTTTCAAAAGATTCTACACAAGCTTCTTTTATCATATCTATTCTCCTCTTATACTAGAAATTTCAAAATTGGTGCCCAAACAAGAGTTAATAAACCAGCAAATACTATTGATAATGCACTCATAGAACCTTCTACTTCACCAATTTCCATTGCTTTTGAAGTTCCAACAGCATGGCTTGAAACTCCTATACCTATTCCAACTGCAACTGAATGTTTTACTCTAAAAATTTTACTTATAAGAGGTGCTGTTACATTACCAGTAATACCTGTTAACATAATACTAACAACTGTAATAGCAGGAATTCCTCCAAGCATTGAGCTAACTTCTATTCCAAAAGGAGTTGTTATAGATTTAGGCATAAGTGAAAAAATTAATTGATTTTCCATTCCAAATAATTTTCCCAAAATAATAACAGATATTATTC is part of the Fusobacterium nucleatum genome and encodes:
- a CDS encoding LrgB family protein — protein: MKAAIVGNLFFGLIISFFAFEIGKWIFKKTQTPLFNPFLIGTSIVIFLLKFFDISTDDYYKGAGMILFLLGPATVSLAIPLYKKWDLFKKFFVPVMTGAVVGSFVGIISVIILGKLFGMENQLIFSLMPKSITTPFGIEVSSMLGGIPAITVVSIMLTGITGNVTAPLISKIFRVKHSVAVGIGIGVSSHAVGTSKAMEIGEVEGSMSALSIVFAGLLTLVWAPILKFLV
- a CDS encoding copper homeostasis protein CutC, which produces MIKEACVESFEKALEAQNHGANRIELCENLAVGGTTPSYGTVKACLKKLNIPIFPMIRARGGNFIYSKDEIEIMKEDIKIFKDLGVKGLVLGCLTSDNKIDLELTKELVDLAYPMEVTFHKAIDEIQNPLDYIDDLVNIGIKRILTSGGKATALEGKDLINEMIKKSNERLKIVVAGKVMKENLNELSNLISANEFHGKLIV